The DNA region CAGAAAAActcagggcaccagggtggctcagttggttaagcatctgactttggctcaggtcatgatctcatggttcttgagttggagccctacactgggctctgtgctgacagctcagtccctggagtctgcttcagattctgtgtctccctctctctgtccctccacaattctctctctctctcttaaaaataaacatttaaaaaaaacctcccagAAAAACTCAAACAGAAAATTTGTTGTTAACAGAGTCTTCATACAAGAAATACCAAAGAAATTTGTTCCAACTAAAAGCAAATCATCCCATCATCTactgctgggtggctcaatatCTCCACCCATTTCAGGGCTGGCTGGAGTTGCTGAGTGTTACCATTTAATCAAtaccttcctggggcacctgggtggttcagtcagttaagagtctgactcttaaatTTTGCCCAGGTCAAAATCTCAGGGTAGTGAGGTCCAGCCCTGTGTCACTaaaggcatggagcctgcttgggattctctatctcccctcctctcctctcctttcttcttcttcttcttcttcttcttcttcttcttcttcttcttctctctctctctctctctctctctctctctctctctctctctttccccctccacccactcacatacattctctctttcaaaataaataaataaactttttttaataaaaaatagtgaaaatacttttaaattcctCCTTTGTTCAAATACCTTGCTCCAACATGATGAGCTTCCTACACTTGCATTATCATAAAACCATGCCTTGTATTCCTGAAGAGCTGCAAGTTGAGAGGGTAGCTTCTCATTTCTGTGGTTCTCCCCATGGAGAAAATCTATGACAGGGTACTGAGACACTTGGATTTCAGAGACAAAGAACCACAAGCATCATGAAGCCTAAAGTCTGAGTCTGGAAGTAGTCTCAACAAACATAGTAGATTTAAGCAGTTGTACAACACAGGATGCTTTCTCTAGAATTAGTCATTTAATTCTTACTTGTCTCAATCCCCATACGTCCCAATACCAATATGTcccaaaatatttcatatctttACATCGCTTAGACTTACTAAAAGTATTCCAATCCCCGTATCTCCACTCTAGATTGGCTCTGTGGCATAGAGTATATAACATTGTACATACTTTGCACTAGCAATGGGGCCAGCAGAGAAAAaccagcagagaaaggagaaccatAGAATATTTAAAGTGCATACAGCCATTGCGTCAAGAAATTGCACAAAATACAGGAAAATCTCTACAACAGTTGATAAAGAAACAAAGTGAGCATCTGCCCCTTGGGACTGATTATACCAGatgcctccccaccccttcttcccACATTCTTCCTTCCCTAGGAAATACATCCTCAAAAATGCATTGTAGGAGAATTAATTGAAGGATACAGAGCTATAAACATGTGTGTATTACCTTTCTTTAATCATCCCATTTCCCAAGGATATGCCTCCATGGTTCAAGAGGGGAACCATCACAAACTGAGGAAAGAGATTCTAGTGTGCAGAGAATaggtttcatttttatctgtCTTGTCTTCTCCAACAGCACAGATTGGAGGTTGTACAAAACTGATCTTTGAAAAGATGACAATTATAAGAGAGGAGCTAGGGTTTTCTAGGTTAGTGAATAATTTATAGTGAAGACATTGCCACCCAAAACTGATGTAGAGAGATTTAATCCTTTACCAGTCGACAGCAGCATTTCATACCATCCCGAAGGGCCTCTTTGACTTTGTCATTCCTCAGGGTGAAGATGAAAGGGTTCAGGAAAGGGGTTACCACAGAAATAAACAGGGAAACTATCTTGTTGTACTCAGCAGCCTGTGTTTGCTTAGGTTTCACATAGAGGAACAAGCAACTGCCATAGCCGATCACAACAAAAGTGAAGTGAGAGGCACACGTAGAGAAGGCTTTCCTCCGGCCCGAGGCTGTGGGGATCTTGAGGATGGTAGAGATGATGTAGGTGTAGGAGACTATTGTTGGGGTCAGTGAACCAATGATAATGACAACAGCCATTAAGAAGAGAACAAACTCTGTGAAAAGAGTGTCACCACAGGATAGTTTGAGCAGTTGCCCGCGTTCACAAAAAAAGTGGTCTAACAGATTTGACTTGCAGAAGGTAAACTGAAATGTGGCATAGACTGGCCATATTTCAGAAAGGAACCCAAACACCCATGACACAATGACCACCCAGATGCAGGTGTGGCTGTTCATAATGATGTTGTACCTCAAAGGGTTACAGACAGCCACGTAACGATCCACAGCCATCGCTCCCAGTAACACAAACTCTGTGGTCCCCACAGCAAGGTACAGGAAGAGCTGGGTGACACATGCAACCAGAGATATTGTCTGCATCCCAGGGAGCATCAATCCCCAAAGCAGCATGGGCACAGTAATAGTTGTGATCATGATCTCCAAGGCAGACAAATGAccaaggaagaaatacatgggagACTGCAGACGTTTATCCACACAAACAATCACAATGATGACTGTGTTTCCCATTAATGTCACtgagtagaagaaaaagaatatggcAAAAAGAATGTGGTGTAGTTCTTGGGACCCAGGAAAGCCTAGAAGGCAGAATTCAGTGGCACTAGAGAGATTGTTCATCATTTACTCCTTGTTTCTGTTTGTCTTAAAACCTAGAGCTCAAAGACTGGTAACATGGCGCCACATAGTCCTGTTctccaaagagaaggaagacaggttaggatgagaaaatattttcaacctgAAAACCTGGTGACATGCCCCGACTGCAATGCTCTGCACAAGGTCAGACATAAATGTGATCACCTTCAATCTAGCACAAGTCTGCCTGTCTGGAATAGGGGAAGACTCGTGAATCTCTACTGAGGATAAGAAAACGTTCTCTGTCTTTTTACACCACAGGATAGGCCTTCTCTCCAGGGACAGAGGATAAGAGTGTTTAAACTGACCACTTATGAAGCTGTGTTGATCAGCCACACCAGTCCGGGGACTGTGTCATTCTTCTTATGTTAACTGTAGCAGATGACATAACAGTGTTCTAGGTGATGGTCAAATCCTGGAACATTGAACCCTACACGTCATCCTTACTGGAATTGTCTAGACCCAACTTCGGGTAGTAGAAAAGCAGCAGAGGACTAAGACCAACACCCCTGCTTTCCCCAGAGTGTAAACTTCCATTGTACAGAGCAGACACATCTACAAATGAGAGCTCTGGAGCTCTCTGGAGATAATTTCCCAGGGCAGAATCATTCTTCTCTAAATCCATGTGCTTTGCAAAATGttgggagagaggaaaggtgGCACCTGTCCCTAACAAGGATAGATCTGAGGCCAGTAGCCCCTGTGGATGTCTGGATCTCGACCTCTCACTTTTCCATCCCATTACTCAAATATCTCTTCAGAAGACTCTTTCCAGTAACCCTACACCAATTAGGAATAACTTGTTCATTTTTGGACTTTACCATTCTTTGTAGCACTTCTTAGTACCTGATATGATATGTATACTAATTTCATTCCTTCATTGAACATTAAGCAAATTCAGCAGTGGatagaacaaacaaaacttccTGCCCTGTGGAGCTTACATTCAAGGGGAGGGTGGATGCCAGATTATATACAAGACAAGTAAGTAAAATTATGATGCTAGTCTATTCATCATTCTGGAACAAATATAAGGCAAGGAAGAAGGACAGGAAACCAATTTCATGTATTCTTTGTTCATCTATGATACTATAATATAAACTCTATGAAGGCAAggacatgtgtatatatatatatatatatatatatatatatatatatatatatatatattattgagcTATAAAGTCATGCTGATAAATTTTCCTACATGATGGTTGCTTGGATGTGTGCTATATGGTTAAATAGTACTTGATGCTCATTAAAGTAGTTGGGCCATACCCCATGGAGCCTACTCTTCTTGATTTGCTTTCATGGCTCACATTACCATTTCCCTTCCTCACTTTCCTTATTCATGTCACCTCCTCTAAGCTTCTGTGGGCTGGAATGATGGGAAAAGAGGTCAAGGACAGAACTGTTGGGATAGCTCTCAGTGATCTACATTTATATAATGTCTACATAATGAGCACTagctgaaaaaaatacagaagaatgttAGCAGTGACTGTTCTTAGTACTGGGACAGAGAAGAATTGAATCTGCTCTCTGCTGTGTAGAGGGGATTTGGAGATGAGCCTCTCAATTCTGCTGCTCCACTATTCTACCCCTCAGAAGCTAGACCTCCTTCTTGCAGGCAGCCAAGCCCATAACTCTATACTTGATCTTCTCCTACTGATTCCTTGGCAGAAAGCAACCGTGAGAAGACACTCACCTTCATAGAGGGGTCTCTCCACCACTTCTCAGGCTCTCCAGGACTCAGCCAAGGCTAACTCCTATCTAGTTACTGCTCAGGAGCCAGAGCAACTTTCTTGGGAGGAGCTTAggaaaaagtccagaaataacAGGGTTAGGGGAACTgagggtttctctctctcttcttcacccTCACTACCCTCCTTCCCAAGGGGACTTAGTCACTGAGGTACCTGTTCTTAATTAGGACGCCAGGTTCAGGGCGTCCCTAAGCAATCAGACTGCGGAAAGCGGAACAGAGTTTTAGTATTCCCATTTTTGACCAATTAAGTGCCAGAACTTTTGAAATTTTTGCTTAATGAAGAAACCTGAAATCTCACCAATCACAGGTTTTCCATACCCAGACTGCCTCCTCAAAGGCCCCAAGTCAAGGTTTCAAGAAGACATCTCAGACTCCAAGCAGATCACCCCTTCTGCCCCAAATCCTAGACTTTTCCCTGATTCTTTTAGCTATTCAGAGAAAACAAgcatcccccagcccccagtagGACACATTACAATTGACATCTAAAATGTGCACCAATATCTTAAAGCATGCATGTTGGTCCCAGACAGTCCTAACTTCACCAGAAATCCCCTACAAAGTCTGttttctccttcactcatttCATAGAGAAGCTCCTGCTCCTAACTCTGAGGACCTTCCAGAAAACTGGGGAGAGTTTCTGCCTCCAAATTGTACTTCACTCTCTGCTATTGTCTCAGATTTCCACTCTTCAGAACACACATGCATCTGTATGCATTCAAGCAAGattcttacatttatttctatggTGTGTCCATGTTTGCCAGCTGGGCACTTCAAAGTGGGGACAGCATAAGGACAGCCAATGTAGGCAGTTATATTTACAACCTGAAACAACTGACAAATGTAAATTGTAAATCTGCTTTATACTAGAGTGAGACAGAAAAAGTGGCAGctacaaaacatttatttagatttgAGATTTCATTTGAAGAATACCTGCTAAATCTGAGAATATCACCAGGTGAAAAAGGGTATAAATTGGGGACAATCATCCTAACCATGCCTGACATTGCCCGAGCCCAACAAGATTGCCATATAATCTTGGAAAAATTTCCTAAGCATGTATCTgcatatttttaacagaaaatgctGTGGATATCTGTtatggcattttctctctcacttctcaAAATAATCCATGGGTATACAGTCAATCTatgagaaaggaggcaagaatatgcaatgtgaaaagaaagtttcttcaataactggtgctgggaaaagtggacctCTCATGTGAAAGAGGGAAGTGGACttctttcttacaccacacacataaataagttcaaaatggattaaacacaaaatgtgagacctgaaaccatacaacccttagaagaaaacataggcagtaatctctgacttcagccttagcaacatttttccagatatatctcctcaggcaagggaaacaaaagcaaaaataaattattggtaccacaccaaaataaaaagcttttgcacagcaaaggaaaccatcaaccaaaTGAAAAGGTATCCTACTGAATAGAAGAACATacctgcaaatgatatatctgataaaggattaatatcaaaatatattttaaaaacttatacgATTCAACACCAAAagcccccaaataatccaatttcaaaataggcagaggacctgaatagacatttttcaaagaagacataaaaatggccaacagacatatgaaaagatggtcagcATCACTAGTCgccagggaaattcaaatcaaaacccactgaggggcgcctgggtcactcagtgggttgggtgtccgactttggctcaggtcatgatttcaaaacagttcgtgggtttgagcccgcatcaggctctgtgctgacagctcagagcctggagcccacttgggattctgtgtctccctctctctctgccccatccctcagTCATACttggtcactctctctctctctctctctcaaaaataaataaacattaaaaaaaaattttaaaaacccacaatgagatattatcccACACCTATCAGAgtggaaacaaacaacaaaacaaaacaaaacaacaagaaataacaagttctGGCAAGCATATGGAGAAAATACAACCCTGCTGTACTactggtaagaatgtaaattggtatagccactgtggaaaacagtatggaagttcctcagaagtttaaaaatagaaatatgatatgATCCAGTAACCCCACcactaggtattcacccaaagaaaccaaaaacactaattaaaaacaacacatatgctcccctatgtttattgaagcaatTCTTTaattgccaagatatggaagctacctaagtgtccatcagtagatgaatagataaagacaatgtggttcacacacacacacacacacacacacacacacaagcgtgcgcgcacacacacagaatattacttagccgtaaaaaaaatgagatcttgcttTGTtgttgtgacaacatagatggacttagaggattttatgctaagtgaaataaattggacagagaaagacaaatactctatcaTTTCACTATGTgggatcaaaaacaaaaacaaatagaacaaacaaacaaaagtagaaacagatgcataaatacagagaacaaatagtGCCTGCCAgaggagatggggacagagattgggcaaaatgggtgaaggggagtgggagatacaggctttcagttatggacTAAGTTGTTGGGATGAATGGTACAGTATAGAGAATATAATCAATGGTACTGTAATGGtgtgtaatagtgttgtatgatgATAGACGGTAGCTACaattgtggtgaacatagcataatgtatagagctgaaatcactatgttgtatccctaaaactaatataacattgtgtgtctattatacctcaataaaataaaacaaaaatatacaatttaacccaaaatttaagaagataattTCTCCTATCAACacattttggctttcttttttttttaatttttttgcatagtACTCCATATGAATGCCCCATTCTTTATTAGCTAGACTCTTGATCAATTTTGCCTGTTGTTTATGTTTttaccatttagcccatttaGTCCTTTACCCATTAattatccccccacccacaacccctccagcgaccctcaggttgttctctacACTTAAGAGTCttctatgttttgtccccctccctgtttttttaaattatttttgcttctcttgccttatgttcatctgttttgtatcgtagattccacatatgagtgaggtcatatgatatttgtctttctctgactgacttatctcactcagcataatacactttagttccatccatgttgttacaaatggcaagatttcatttttttgattgccaagaaatactccattgtatatgtatatataccacatctccttagtccattcatctgtcaatggacatttgggctctctccatactttggctattgtcggtagcgctgctataaacattgaggtgcatgtgttccttcaaaacagcacacctgtatcccttggataaatacctagtagtgcaattgctgggttgtatggtagttctatttttaattttttgaggaacccccatactgttttccagagtggctgcaccagtttgcattcccaccagcagtgcaaaagagatcctctctctctctgcatcctcaccaacatctgccgttgcctgagttgttagtattcgccattctgactggtgtgaggtggtatctcattgtggttttgatttgtatttccctgatgatgagtgatgttgaacattttttcatgtgcctgttagccatctggatgtctcctttggaaaagtgtctcttcatatcttctgttcatttcttcactagattatttgttttccaggtgttgagtttgataagctctttatagattttggatactaaacctttatctgatatgtcatttgcaaatatcttctcccattctgtcagctgccttttagttttgctgattgtttccttcgccgtgcagaagctttttattttgatgaggtcccaatggttcctttttgcttttgtttcccttgcctccagacacgtgttgagtaagaagttgctgtggctgcggtcaaagaggtttttccctgctttctcctcaaggattttgatggcttcctgtattacatttaggtccttcatccattctgagtttatttttgtgtatggtgtaagaaagcggtccaggttcatttttctgcatgctgCTGTTCAGTTtacccagcaccatttgctgaagagactgtctttattccactggatattccttcttgctttgtcaaagattacttggccatagatttgtgggttcatttctgggttctctattctgttctatttatctaagtgtctgttttgatgccagtaccatactgtcttaatgattacagctttgtaatgtatcttgaagtccagaattatgatgcctccaattttggttttctttttcaggattggtttggctattcagggtcctttctggttccatacaaattttaggattgtttgttctagctctgtgaagaatgctggtgttattttgatagggattgcattaaatatgtaggttgctttgtgtagtattgacattttaacaatatttgatcttccagtctatgagcatggaatatttttccatttgtgtgtgtgtgtgtgtctgcagtttttttcataatatttctatagttttcagtgtatagattttccatctctttggttaggtttattcctagtttttTATGGGTCTTGATGCtgttgttgtaaatgggat from Panthera leo isolate Ple1 chromosome A2, P.leo_Ple1_pat1.1, whole genome shotgun sequence includes:
- the LOC122212937 gene encoding olfactory receptor 9A4-like, which codes for MMNNLSSATEFCLLGFPGSQELHHILFAIFFFFYSVTLMGNTVIIVIVCVDKRLQSPMYFFLGHLSALEIMITTITVPMLLWGLMLPGMQTISLVACVTQLFLYLAVGTTEFVLLGAMAVDRYVAVCNPLRYNIIMNSHTCIWVVIVSWVFGFLSEIWPVYATFQFTFCKSNLLDHFFCERGQLLKLSCGDTLFTEFVLFLMAVVIIIGSLTPTIVSYTYIISTILKIPTASGRRKAFSTCASHFTFVVIGYGSCLFLYVKPKQTQAAEYNKIVSLFISVVTPFLNPFIFTLRNDKVKEALRDGMKCCCRLVKD